From the genome of Nakamurella flavida, one region includes:
- a CDS encoding ROK family protein, with protein MTGGSGGSHRLFPDARVLRPTTKRLPQHTRSHNRALVLQTLYSSGTQSRADIARITGLTRAAISDLVGELMLEELVVETGPREETRPGKPATLIELNRTLFQIVGVDLSDADTFTGGLLDLDGTILDREEIALDGGTGERALDLVLQLCERLVARASAPLLGIGVGSPGIVDSQGNVETAPNLGWTDLPLRTLLAERFDLPVIVSNDADAALLAEFSFGDTDNDMMLVKAGRGVGASLLLGGAPLVGTMNAAGEIGHVVAGSAGAPCVCGKNGCLETWVAVPRLTAAFEHRGLDWRTADGLSAGHDILAEAGRRLGLVLAPVVAALNLTDVIVSGPERLLSGAFVDAAVETVQLRTMRTYTGDLTMRMTTLGEDIVTRGAAMTVVSRVLGFS; from the coding sequence GTGACCGGCGGTTCCGGGGGCAGCCACCGGCTGTTCCCGGACGCCCGCGTGCTGCGGCCGACCACCAAACGGCTGCCCCAGCACACCCGTTCGCACAACCGGGCGCTGGTGCTGCAGACGCTCTACAGCTCGGGGACGCAGAGCCGGGCGGACATCGCCCGCATCACCGGGCTGACCCGCGCGGCCATCTCGGACCTGGTCGGCGAGCTGATGCTCGAGGAGCTCGTCGTGGAGACGGGCCCGCGGGAGGAGACGCGCCCGGGCAAGCCCGCGACGCTGATCGAGTTGAACCGCACCCTGTTCCAGATCGTGGGGGTCGACCTGAGCGACGCCGACACCTTCACCGGCGGCCTGCTCGATCTCGACGGCACCATCCTGGACCGGGAGGAGATCGCTCTCGACGGCGGCACGGGGGAACGGGCGCTCGACCTGGTGCTGCAGCTCTGCGAACGCCTGGTCGCCCGGGCGTCGGCACCGCTGTTGGGCATCGGCGTCGGCTCGCCGGGCATCGTCGATTCACAGGGAAACGTCGAGACCGCACCGAATCTCGGCTGGACGGACCTGCCGCTGCGCACCCTGCTCGCGGAGAGGTTCGACCTCCCGGTCATCGTCTCCAACGACGCGGACGCCGCCCTGCTCGCGGAATTCTCGTTCGGCGACACCGACAACGACATGATGTTGGTCAAGGCGGGGCGCGGCGTGGGCGCCAGCCTGCTGCTCGGCGGCGCTCCGCTCGTGGGCACCATGAACGCCGCGGGCGAGATCGGGCACGTCGTCGCCGGTTCCGCCGGGGCACCGTGCGTGTGCGGGAAGAACGGGTGCCTGGAGACCTGGGTCGCCGTCCCCCGGCTCACCGCCGCGTTCGAGCACCGCGGCCTGGACTGGCGGACGGCCGACGGCCTGTCCGCCGGGCACGACATCCTGGCGGAGGCGGGGCGTCGGCTCGGCCTGGTGCTGGCCCCCGTCGTGGCCGCCCTCAACCTCACCGACGTGATCGTGAGCGGCCCGGAGCGGTTGCTCAGCGGGGCCTTCGTCGACGCCGCCGTCGAGACCGTCCAGCTCCGCACGATGCGCACCTACACCGGCGATCTCACCATGCGCATGACGACACTCGGCGAGGACATCGTCACCCGCGGGGCGGCGATGACCGTCGTCTCCCGCGTCCTCGGCTTCTCCTGA
- a CDS encoding SDR family NAD(P)-dependent oxidoreductase: protein MRDLDFAGGVAVVTGAAGGIGAALATRLAASGCSLALIDRDADALSARVDELRTRFPRVEITGHTADLADIDAIPALARTVLAAHPRVTLLINNAGIALGGTFDQVSAEDVDAVLTVNLHAVIAMTRAFLPALRASPGSHLVNLSSLFGLVAPAGQVAYATSKFAVRGFSEAMRAELAPLGIGVTVVHPGGIATNIATHARVGAGLDEAGWRDGLAGMQTLLRMPPADAARIILRAVQRRRGRVVVGRDAQALDLLARLLPVGYTRVLAAGTHLTRLRGGRRRS from the coding sequence ATGCGTGATCTGGATTTCGCCGGCGGCGTCGCAGTGGTGACCGGGGCGGCCGGCGGCATCGGCGCCGCCCTGGCCACCCGGCTGGCCGCGTCGGGCTGCTCGCTGGCCCTGATCGACCGGGACGCCGACGCGCTGTCCGCCCGGGTCGACGAGCTGCGCACCCGGTTTCCCCGGGTCGAGATCACCGGCCACACCGCTGATCTCGCCGACATCGATGCCATCCCGGCCCTCGCGCGGACGGTGCTGGCCGCGCATCCGCGGGTGACCCTACTGATCAACAACGCCGGGATCGCGTTGGGCGGCACGTTCGACCAGGTGTCGGCGGAGGACGTCGACGCCGTGCTGACCGTCAACCTGCACGCGGTGATCGCGATGACCCGGGCCTTCCTACCGGCCCTGCGCGCCTCCCCCGGCTCGCACCTGGTGAACCTGTCCAGCCTGTTCGGGCTGGTCGCCCCGGCCGGCCAGGTCGCCTACGCCACGAGCAAGTTCGCCGTCCGCGGATTCAGCGAGGCGATGCGCGCGGAACTCGCGCCGCTGGGCATCGGCGTCACCGTGGTCCACCCCGGCGGCATCGCGACGAACATCGCCACCCACGCCCGGGTCGGGGCCGGTCTGGACGAGGCCGGCTGGCGGGACGGGCTGGCCGGCATGCAGACCCTGCTCCGGATGCCGCCCGCGGACGCGGCCCGGATCATCCTGCGGGCCGTGCAGCGCCGCCGGGGCCGCGTGGTCGTCGGCCGCGATGCGCAGGCGCTCGACCTGCTGGCCCGCCTGCTGCCCGTCGGGTACACCCGCGTGCTGGCCGCCGGCACTCACCTCACCCGGCTGCGGGGCGGCCGCCGCCGGAGCTGA
- a CDS encoding flavin-containing monooxygenase, translating into MRRSEDVGVLVLGAGFAGLAMACELKRAGRHDFVVLERSSAVGGTWRDNTYPGCACDIRSDLYSFSFAPNPDWTHRYARQPEIRAYLERTTDRFGVRRHIRFHHELLDARWNTADARWHVHTSRGDFRARVLVSGHGPLISPRWPDIPGLADFAGPQFHSARWDHDVDLTGRRVAVIGTGASAIQFVPEIAPFTAGLTVFQRSAPWVLPRGDRPTSARRQTWFRRLPVLQRIARGAVFARNELQFTVFRHRVVGRVVQTVARRVIRRRLSDPELREQVTPSFRIGCKRILVSDDWYPALDRATVDVVTSPIERVVADGVVTVDGRHHPADVLIAGTGFDATHPPVARLLTGADGRTLAEHWTPHMSALHGTAVAGFPNLFLLVGPNTALGHNSIVAIIEAQVRYVLQALTALSGAGVTALEARAPAQQAYSEKLQRALRRSVWVTGGCTSYYLDDTGRNSTLWPHRAWRFARSVRRLDLTEYHVHREADHA; encoded by the coding sequence GTGAGGCGCTCGGAGGACGTGGGGGTGCTGGTCCTCGGGGCCGGGTTCGCCGGGCTGGCCATGGCCTGCGAGCTCAAGCGAGCCGGCCGGCACGACTTCGTCGTGCTGGAACGGTCGTCGGCCGTCGGCGGCACCTGGCGGGACAACACCTACCCGGGCTGCGCCTGCGACATCCGCAGCGATCTGTACTCGTTCTCCTTCGCCCCCAACCCGGACTGGACGCACCGGTACGCCCGGCAGCCGGAGATCCGGGCCTATCTGGAACGCACCACCGACCGGTTCGGCGTCCGGCGGCACATCCGCTTCCACCACGAGCTGCTCGACGCGCGGTGGAACACCGCCGACGCGCGCTGGCACGTGCACACCTCGCGGGGGGACTTCCGGGCCCGCGTGCTGGTGTCCGGGCACGGTCCGCTGATCAGCCCGCGGTGGCCGGACATCCCCGGCTTGGCCGACTTCGCCGGGCCGCAGTTCCACTCCGCCCGGTGGGACCACGACGTGGACCTGACCGGCCGCCGGGTCGCCGTCATCGGCACCGGTGCCTCGGCCATCCAGTTCGTCCCCGAGATCGCCCCGTTCACCGCAGGTCTCACCGTGTTCCAGCGGTCCGCACCCTGGGTGCTGCCGCGCGGGGACCGGCCGACCTCGGCCCGGCGCCAGACGTGGTTCCGGCGGCTGCCCGTACTGCAGCGGATCGCCCGGGGCGCGGTGTTCGCGCGGAACGAGCTGCAGTTCACCGTGTTCCGCCACCGGGTGGTCGGTCGGGTCGTCCAGACCGTAGCCCGGCGGGTCATCCGCCGCCGGCTCAGCGATCCCGAACTCCGCGAGCAGGTCACCCCGTCGTTCCGGATCGGCTGCAAGCGCATCCTCGTCTCCGACGACTGGTATCCGGCCCTGGACCGGGCGACCGTCGACGTGGTCACCTCGCCCATCGAGCGGGTGGTCGCCGACGGGGTGGTCACCGTCGACGGCCGGCACCACCCCGCGGACGTGCTGATCGCCGGCACGGGTTTCGACGCCACCCACCCACCGGTGGCCCGGCTGCTGACCGGGGCGGACGGGCGCACCCTGGCCGAGCACTGGACCCCGCACATGTCCGCGCTGCACGGCACCGCGGTGGCCGGATTCCCCAACCTGTTCCTGCTGGTCGGGCCGAACACCGCCCTCGGGCACAACAGCATCGTGGCCATCATCGAGGCTCAGGTCCGGTACGTGCTGCAGGCCCTGACGGCACTGTCCGGCGCGGGTGTCACCGCCCTGGAGGCCCGGGCACCGGCGCAGCAGGCATACAGCGAGAAGCTGCAACGGGCGCTGCGCCGGTCGGTGTGGGTGACCGGCGGCTGCACCAGCTACTACCTGGACGACACCGGCCGCAACAGCACGCTGTGGCCGCATCGCGCCTGGAGGTTCGCCCGCAGCGTGCGCCGGCTGGATCTGACCGAGTACCACGTGCACCGGGAGGCCGACCATGCGTGA
- a CDS encoding MarR family winged helix-turn-helix transcriptional regulator — protein sequence MTHSSVVVHEALSAILRWGSRPDVHKSLTSGPGAGLSSTDVWLLSAVHDHGPLRMRDLAAWQGVDKSTVSTQIRRLEQRDLITRAPDPTDGRATLLSVTATGRTLSEGLTRTGADAVDGVLSAWTPDDRHRLAELLGRLSAALTQAPQPPDRGRAGYHRPESTGPDPAAPSPAGPGPV from the coding sequence GTGACCCACTCGAGCGTCGTCGTGCACGAGGCGCTGTCCGCGATCCTGCGCTGGGGCAGTCGCCCCGACGTGCACAAGTCGCTGACCAGCGGTCCCGGAGCCGGATTGTCCTCCACCGATGTGTGGCTGCTGTCCGCCGTCCATGATCACGGGCCGCTGCGGATGCGCGATCTGGCCGCCTGGCAGGGCGTCGACAAGTCGACCGTCTCCACGCAGATCCGTCGGCTGGAGCAGCGCGACCTCATCACCCGGGCGCCCGACCCGACCGACGGTCGGGCCACCCTGCTCTCGGTCACCGCCACCGGCCGGACCCTCTCCGAGGGGCTGACCCGGACCGGCGCCGACGCGGTCGACGGGGTGCTGTCGGCCTGGACCCCGGACGATCGGCACCGGCTCGCCGAGCTGCTGGGGCGGCTGTCCGCCGCGCTCACCCAGGCGCCGCAGCCCCCCGACCGCGGTCGCGCGGGCTACCACCGGCCGGAATCCACCGGGCCCGATCCCGCCGCCCCGAGTCCCGCCGGCCCCGGTCCCGTCTGA
- a CDS encoding PIG-L deacetylase family protein: MQAEPVSTSPMPDDWQRALVLMAHPDDPEYGVAAAVAVWTAAGRDVRYVLATRGEAGIAGLAPAESGPEREREQRRAIDHVGVRELEFLDHPDGRIEYGVALRRDLAAAIRRHRPELVVTMHFGDTWFPGAWNSADHRALGRAVVDAVGDAANEWIFPELTQQGLEPWAGVRWTAVNHPGGDRHVDVADGIEAAVASLAEHRKYLEALSGDPVHEQARAQVVRATGGPDADPPRVHFTVYG, encoded by the coding sequence ATGCAGGCCGAACCGGTGTCCACCTCCCCCATGCCCGATGACTGGCAGCGCGCCCTGGTGCTGATGGCCCACCCGGACGACCCCGAGTACGGGGTGGCCGCCGCGGTGGCGGTGTGGACGGCGGCCGGCAGGGACGTCCGCTACGTGCTCGCCACCCGCGGCGAGGCCGGTATCGCCGGACTGGCTCCCGCGGAGAGCGGGCCCGAGCGCGAGCGGGAGCAGCGGCGGGCCATCGATCACGTCGGCGTGCGGGAACTGGAGTTCCTCGACCACCCCGACGGCCGGATCGAGTACGGCGTGGCCCTGCGCCGGGACCTGGCCGCGGCGATCCGCCGGCACCGGCCGGAGCTGGTCGTCACCATGCACTTCGGCGACACCTGGTTCCCCGGGGCGTGGAACAGCGCCGACCACCGGGCCCTGGGCCGGGCGGTGGTGGACGCGGTGGGCGACGCGGCCAACGAGTGGATCTTCCCCGAGCTGACGCAGCAGGGGCTCGAGCCGTGGGCCGGGGTGCGATGGACGGCGGTCAACCACCCGGGCGGGGACCGGCACGTCGACGTCGCCGACGGGATCGAGGCGGCGGTGGCCTCGCTGGCCGAGCACCGGAAATACCTCGAGGCGCTCAGTGGCGACCCGGTGCACGAGCAGGCCCGCGCACAGGTGGTGCGGGCCACCGGCGGCCCGGACGCCGACCCGCCGCGGGTGCACTTCACCGTCTACGGCTGA
- a CDS encoding general stress protein, whose protein sequence is MTSFESAPTPQSPVEGRTHLLETRSYKEAESVVDRLSDAGFPVEHVRIVGTGIRSVEQVTGRMTKGKAALAGAASGAWFGLFLGLFFGLFSISGNWFGLLVFGLAIGALWGAVFGYVGHLATGGRRDFSSVRALEAERYIVEVDGGYSLQAREILGH, encoded by the coding sequence ATGACCAGCTTCGAATCCGCCCCCACCCCGCAGTCCCCCGTCGAGGGCCGCACGCACCTGCTCGAGACCCGCAGCTACAAGGAGGCCGAGTCCGTCGTCGACCGGCTCTCCGACGCCGGCTTCCCGGTCGAGCACGTCCGCATCGTCGGCACCGGCATCCGCAGCGTGGAGCAGGTGACCGGCCGGATGACCAAGGGCAAGGCCGCTCTGGCCGGCGCCGCGTCCGGTGCGTGGTTCGGTCTGTTCCTGGGGCTCTTCTTCGGGCTGTTCTCCATCAGCGGCAACTGGTTCGGCCTGCTCGTCTTCGGCCTGGCCATCGGTGCCCTGTGGGGCGCGGTGTTCGGCTACGTCGGCCACTTGGCCACCGGCGGTCGTCGCGACTTCAGCAGCGTCCGCGCCCTGGAGGCCGAGCGGTACATCGTCGAGGTCGACGGCGGCTACAGCCTGCAGGCCCGCGAGATCCTCGGCCACTGA
- a CDS encoding MFS transporter, which translates to MRILLLLCSAQMMLGIDLTVVNVALAAIGRDLGAGVSSLQWTIDTYAVAVGSLLMLTGSLADRLGRRRVLIAGIVVFGIGSALCSAAWSVPSLVVARAIQGAGAAMISPVALALVAVTFPVARDRARALGLWGVIVGLGLGLGPVVGGVLLQTVGWRGIFWINVPLCAALAVAIARKVPESRPSTVHRADPAGQILVALGLAGLVYALIEGPALGWTSAPILAVLTGVAITVPVLVGYQLRRVDPLIDLRFLRSVPFAAAMMLGALAFALLGAFLFVIPLILQAAHDRSALVTGLCLAPFAVGIVGGSLLAGRLIARHGIRPSICLSALCLCVATAIMADVDITVPLPALLVAFVLFGLGFSLVHVPVNAEVVVGLPAHRTGQAAAMAATSKQIGLAVGVAVAGGIAGTGGTGPPGTDFDLAARPVWFVLAGVGVTVLIVGLVASSAWARGTTEAIAHLFDHPDPRHPEPRPRHPATGPAVPTGAAVAAPARR; encoded by the coding sequence GTGCGCATCCTGCTGCTGCTGTGCTCCGCGCAGATGATGCTGGGCATCGACCTGACCGTGGTGAACGTGGCCCTGGCCGCCATCGGGCGCGATCTCGGCGCCGGGGTCTCCTCGCTGCAGTGGACGATCGACACGTACGCGGTCGCCGTGGGCAGCCTGCTCATGCTCACCGGCTCGCTGGCCGACCGGCTCGGCCGGCGCCGGGTGCTGATCGCCGGCATCGTCGTCTTCGGGATCGGATCGGCCCTGTGCAGCGCGGCGTGGTCGGTCCCCAGCCTGGTGGTGGCCCGGGCGATCCAGGGCGCCGGTGCGGCGATGATCAGCCCCGTCGCCCTCGCCCTGGTCGCGGTGACCTTCCCGGTCGCCCGGGACCGGGCCCGCGCGCTGGGACTCTGGGGCGTGATCGTCGGCCTGGGGCTCGGACTCGGGCCGGTCGTCGGCGGGGTGCTCCTGCAGACGGTCGGCTGGCGAGGCATCTTCTGGATCAACGTGCCGCTGTGCGCCGCCCTGGCCGTCGCCATCGCGCGAAAGGTTCCGGAGTCGCGTCCCTCGACGGTCCACCGGGCCGATCCGGCCGGTCAGATCCTGGTCGCACTCGGCCTGGCCGGCCTGGTCTACGCCCTCATCGAGGGGCCCGCGCTCGGCTGGACCTCGGCCCCCATCCTGGCCGTGCTCACCGGCGTGGCGATCACGGTGCCCGTCCTGGTCGGGTACCAGCTGCGGCGGGTCGACCCGTTGATCGATCTCCGGTTCCTGCGCAGCGTCCCGTTCGCGGCCGCGATGATGCTGGGCGCGCTGGCGTTCGCGCTGCTGGGGGCATTCCTGTTCGTGATCCCGCTGATCCTGCAGGCGGCCCACGATCGTTCCGCCCTGGTCACCGGACTGTGCCTGGCTCCGTTCGCAGTGGGCATCGTGGGCGGGTCGCTGCTGGCCGGCCGACTCATCGCCCGGCACGGCATCCGCCCGTCGATCTGCCTGTCCGCGCTCTGCCTGTGCGTCGCCACCGCGATCATGGCGGACGTCGACATCACCGTGCCCCTGCCGGCCCTGCTCGTGGCCTTCGTGCTGTTCGGTCTGGGCTTCAGCCTGGTGCACGTCCCGGTGAACGCCGAGGTGGTGGTGGGGCTGCCGGCGCACCGCACCGGGCAGGCCGCGGCCATGGCTGCGACGAGCAAGCAGATCGGCCTGGCCGTGGGGGTCGCCGTGGCCGGCGGCATCGCCGGGACGGGCGGGACCGGCCCGCCCGGGACCGACTTCGATCTCGCCGCCCGCCCGGTCTGGTTCGTCCTGGCCGGGGTGGGCGTCACCGTGCTGATCGTCGGGCTCGTCGCGTCCTCGGCCTGGGCGCGCGGGACCACCGAGGCCATCGCGCACCTGTTCGACCATCCCGACCCGCGCCACCCCGAGCCGCGCCCCCGGCACCCGGCCACCGGACCCGCCGTGCCCACCGGCGCCGCGGTCGCCGCCCCCGCGCGACGCTGA
- a CDS encoding ABC transporter substrate-binding protein codes for MRQRLRLAAVVVAGALALSSCAGSQGGTAASSAPAAGSDAASGSAVGSQTLVLGNAGDIPTWDPGEMKEGMVIHYAEAVYDPLLRKTADSEIEGNLATEFTYNDDLTELDLTLQEGITFTDGQPFDADAVKANLEARKAGAGSASETAKSISSVEAVDATHVKITLSEPNPGLLAGLATYTGFMVSPASITAGTAGTAPVGTGPYTLDAAATQQGTSYQFAARADYWNRDAFPFGTIVIKVIEDFTAMFNALSTGQVQFMYATADLVDQAKSAGLTVDTVPGEWQGIILQDRAGTVAPALGEVKVRQAINYALDREAILKTFYAGLGQVSTQTFNPSSDAWVDSLNQEYPYDPAKAKALLAEAGYPDGFTLPLSYSEGFQTPLIPILAQYLSEVGITLEPISVASFSNGGLDTLVGAPSFVLSFSTNIPPWTDVLNKLTPTSLWNHFGYTDDTVAKFIADIPKASGDEQKKLYQDFNTYIVEQAWFAPIATLENIYLSDPAIKVTMQQAQLVPSLRFFAPAA; via the coding sequence ATGCGACAAAGACTTCGGCTGGCCGCAGTGGTCGTGGCGGGAGCCCTGGCCCTGAGCAGCTGTGCCGGCTCGCAGGGCGGCACCGCAGCGTCCTCGGCACCCGCCGCCGGTTCCGACGCCGCCTCCGGGAGTGCCGTCGGGTCCCAGACCCTCGTCCTCGGCAACGCCGGGGACATCCCCACCTGGGATCCGGGGGAGATGAAGGAGGGCATGGTGATCCACTACGCCGAGGCCGTCTACGACCCGCTCCTGCGCAAGACCGCCGACTCGGAGATCGAGGGGAACCTGGCCACCGAGTTCACCTACAACGACGATCTGACCGAGCTCGACCTCACCCTGCAGGAGGGCATCACCTTCACCGACGGGCAGCCGTTCGACGCCGATGCGGTGAAGGCCAACCTGGAGGCCCGCAAGGCCGGGGCCGGCTCGGCCTCCGAGACGGCGAAGTCGATCTCGTCCGTCGAGGCGGTGGACGCGACCCACGTCAAGATCACCCTGAGCGAGCCCAATCCGGGCCTGCTGGCCGGTCTGGCCACCTACACCGGGTTCATGGTCTCCCCCGCGAGCATCACCGCCGGGACCGCCGGGACGGCGCCGGTGGGCACCGGGCCGTACACGCTCGACGCGGCCGCCACCCAGCAGGGGACGAGCTACCAGTTCGCCGCCCGCGCGGACTACTGGAACCGCGACGCCTTCCCGTTCGGCACGATCGTGATCAAGGTGATCGAGGACTTCACCGCCATGTTCAACGCGCTGAGCACCGGCCAGGTGCAGTTCATGTACGCCACGGCCGATCTGGTCGACCAGGCGAAGAGCGCCGGGCTGACCGTCGACACCGTCCCCGGCGAATGGCAGGGGATCATCCTGCAGGACCGGGCCGGTACCGTCGCCCCGGCGCTGGGTGAGGTCAAGGTGCGCCAGGCCATCAACTACGCGCTCGACCGCGAGGCCATCCTCAAGACCTTCTACGCCGGGCTTGGGCAGGTCTCCACGCAGACCTTCAACCCGTCCAGCGACGCCTGGGTCGACAGCCTGAACCAGGAGTACCCGTACGACCCCGCCAAGGCCAAGGCGCTCCTCGCCGAGGCCGGCTACCCGGACGGGTTCACCCTGCCGCTCTCCTACTCCGAGGGCTTCCAGACCCCGCTGATCCCGATCCTGGCGCAGTACCTCTCCGAGGTCGGCATCACCCTCGAGCCCATCTCGGTCGCCTCGTTCTCCAACGGCGGCCTCGACACCCTCGTCGGCGCACCGTCCTTCGTCCTGTCCTTCTCCACCAACATCCCGCCGTGGACGGACGTGCTGAACAAGCTGACCCCGACCTCGCTGTGGAACCACTTCGGGTACACCGACGACACGGTCGCGAAATTCATCGCGGACATCCCCAAGGCCTCCGGTGACGAGCAGAAGAAGCTCTACCAGGACTTCAACACCTACATCGTCGAGCAGGCCTGGTTCGCCCCGATCGCCACGCTCGAGAACATCTACCTGTCCGATCCCGCCATCAAGGTGACGATGCAGCAGGCGCAGCTGGTGCCCAGCCTCCGGTTCTTCGCCCCCGCGGCGTGA
- a CDS encoding alpha/beta fold hydrolase: MIGTEREAARQDPAAEDRFVRVDVGGAVMQCRTCGSGPLLVLLHGMGRTGADWAEQHDRLTAGHRVVSMDLPGFGGSDRLPPPTTLTALAGAVWRTLDALAQDGPAVLVGNSLGGAVAMQASLDRPDRCRGLVLLSSAGFGRRTTAGLRLAAVPGLGRALLAPHPSVAARVERAQFHDPALATPARVRTALTAAEAPWAASVFGEVLHDLGDWRGVRGPWRRALLTKVAAAALPTLLVWGARDRILPAAHLAAAAAALPHATTRLLPDCGHMPQIERPDEVAALVADFVAELP; this comes from the coding sequence GTGATCGGCACGGAGCGCGAGGCCGCGCGGCAGGACCCCGCGGCGGAGGACCGGTTCGTCCGGGTGGACGTCGGCGGCGCCGTGATGCAGTGCCGCACCTGCGGTTCCGGCCCGCTGCTGGTGCTGCTGCACGGCATGGGCCGAACCGGGGCCGACTGGGCCGAGCAGCACGACCGGCTGACCGCCGGCCACCGCGTGGTGAGCATGGATCTCCCCGGCTTCGGCGGCTCGGACCGCCTCCCCCCTCCCACCACCCTGACGGCCCTGGCCGGGGCGGTGTGGCGCACCCTCGACGCCCTGGCGCAGGACGGACCGGCCGTGCTGGTCGGCAACTCCCTCGGCGGCGCCGTGGCCATGCAGGCCTCGCTGGACCGGCCGGACCGCTGCCGGGGCCTGGTCCTGCTCAGCAGCGCCGGCTTCGGCCGGCGCACCACGGCCGGTCTGCGGTTGGCGGCCGTCCCCGGGCTGGGTCGGGCCCTGCTCGCCCCGCACCCCTCGGTGGCCGCGCGCGTGGAGCGGGCGCAGTTCCACGACCCGGCGTTGGCCACCCCCGCCCGGGTGCGCACCGCCCTGACCGCTGCGGAAGCCCCGTGGGCAGCGTCGGTGTTCGGCGAGGTGCTGCACGACCTCGGGGACTGGCGGGGAGTGCGTGGTCCCTGGCGCCGCGCCCTGCTCACGAAGGTGGCGGCCGCCGCGTTGCCGACCCTGCTGGTCTGGGGCGCGCGGGATCGCATCCTGCCCGCCGCGCACCTCGCCGCGGCCGCGGCCGCCCTCCCCCACGCCACCACCCGGCTGCTGCCCGACTGCGGGCACATGCCGCAGATCGAACGCCCGGACGAGGTCGCCGCGCTCGTCGCCGACTTCGTGGCCGAGCTCCCGTGA
- a CDS encoding NUDIX hydrolase, whose product MESDGNGWIHCDQGHRHWGVHGAAGLLLVRGEANATEVLLQHRAPWTANGDTWALPGGARDSHETPALAALREAHEEAGVDPSTVELGVEFVDDHGGWSYTTVLARALAPITLVPNDESLELRWVGVGAVTDLVLHAGFSRTWPVLRERGLL is encoded by the coding sequence GTGGAGTCCGACGGGAACGGCTGGATCCACTGCGACCAGGGGCACCGCCACTGGGGGGTGCACGGCGCGGCCGGCCTGCTGCTGGTCCGCGGTGAGGCGAACGCGACCGAGGTGCTGCTGCAGCACCGGGCTCCCTGGACCGCCAACGGCGACACCTGGGCCCTGCCCGGTGGCGCGCGCGACTCCCACGAGACCCCGGCCCTGGCCGCGCTGCGCGAGGCCCACGAGGAGGCCGGGGTGGACCCGTCCACCGTCGAGCTGGGCGTCGAATTCGTCGACGACCACGGCGGCTGGTCCTACACCACCGTGCTGGCCCGGGCGCTGGCGCCGATCACGCTCGTGCCCAACGACGAGTCGCTGGAGCTGCGGTGGGTCGGCGTCGGCGCCGTCACCGATCTCGTCCTGCACGCGGGGTTCTCGCGGACGTGGCCGGTGCTCCGCGAGCGCGGCCTGCTCTGA